Proteins found in one Microbacterium sp. SSM24 genomic segment:
- the dapD gene encoding 2,3,4,5-tetrahydropyridine-2,6-dicarboxylate N-succinyltransferase — MSDERWVWGVGLATTAEDGTVLDAWYPSPEIGHIPLGFDPAMPPDELERLAVPDARRAVSIDIVAVEIDVEAAPTSTADAYLRLHALSHRLFAPNEINLDGIFGHLPTVAWTNAGPMHPDTLTRLRPFLVREGIQVQGLDKFPRLLDYVSPPGVRIADASRVRLGAYLSPGTTVMHEGFVNFNAGTLGQSMVEGRISQGVVVGDGSDIGGGASIMGTLSGGGTHKVSVGARTLLGANAGIGISLGDDCIVEAGLYVTAGSKVVLADEPRHPDGTPATVKGAQLSGQNGVLFRRNSLTGAIEAVRRAGVGVTLNEALHA, encoded by the coding sequence ATGAGCGACGAACGATGGGTCTGGGGCGTCGGCCTCGCAACGACGGCTGAAGACGGGACCGTGCTGGATGCGTGGTACCCGTCCCCCGAGATCGGCCACATCCCCCTCGGCTTCGATCCGGCGATGCCGCCGGACGAGCTCGAGCGGCTCGCCGTTCCGGACGCCCGCCGGGCCGTGTCCATCGACATCGTCGCCGTCGAGATCGACGTCGAGGCGGCGCCGACCTCCACGGCAGACGCGTACCTGCGCCTGCACGCACTCTCCCATCGCCTCTTCGCGCCGAACGAGATCAACCTCGACGGCATCTTCGGGCACCTTCCGACGGTGGCGTGGACCAACGCCGGACCCATGCACCCCGACACGCTCACGCGACTGCGGCCTTTCCTCGTACGCGAGGGGATCCAGGTGCAGGGGCTCGACAAGTTCCCGCGCCTGCTCGACTACGTCTCGCCCCCAGGTGTGCGCATCGCGGACGCGTCCCGCGTGCGGCTCGGGGCGTACCTCTCCCCCGGCACGACCGTGATGCACGAAGGCTTCGTCAACTTCAACGCGGGCACGCTCGGCCAGAGCATGGTGGAGGGCCGCATCTCACAGGGCGTCGTCGTCGGCGACGGCAGTGACATCGGCGGAGGCGCGTCGATCATGGGAACTCTGTCGGGCGGCGGAACCCACAAGGTGTCCGTCGGTGCGCGCACCCTCCTCGGTGCCAACGCGGGGATCGGCATCTCGCTCGGCGACGACTGCATCGTCGAGGCCGGGCTCTACGTCACCGCCGGCTCGAAGGTCGTGCTCGCTGACGAACCACGGCACCCCGACGGCACGCCGGCCACGGTCAAGGGAGCGCAGCTCTCCGGGCAGAACGGCGTCCTGTTCCGTCGGAACTCGCTCACGGGAGCCATCGAGGCCGTCCGCCGCGCGGGCGTCGGCGTCACTCTCAACGAGGCCCTCCACGCCTGA